The genomic region GTAACGCCGGCGTGCTGGTGACGAAAGTCACCTACGTCAAGGAAGGCACCGACAAGACGTTCACGATCATCGATGCGGCGATGAACGATCTGATCCGACCTACGCTTTACGAAGCCTATCACGACATCTGGCCGGTCGTCGAAGCGCGCAGCGAACTCGCGCCGATCCAGCAGGACATCGTCGGGCCGGTTTGCGAGACAGGCGATTTTCTGGCCGAAGATCGCGCGTTGCCTCCGCTAGAGGCGGGCGACCTGATTTCGGTGATGACGGCGGGGGCCTATGGCGCGGTGATGTCATCGACCTACAACAGCCGCTTGCTCATTCCGGAAGTGCTGGTCGATGGCGACAAGTATGCGGTCGTCCGGCCGCGCCCGAGCTACGACGATCTGATCGGCGCGGATCACCTGCCACCATGGCTTACCTCGCCTGAACGGTAAGCCGGGATCAGTTACTCTCGAAATTGAATTGGTGTGGATGGCCGGTGCTGCAGCCGGGACACCTGCGAAGAACGGGTGGATGCTTTCTAAAAGCGCTCGCCCCTTCCAAGACGCGCTGGCAGCTTTCCAAAGGCGGTTCGGTGTCGACGGAAACGCCTGAAAAGCCGATGACCTCCCCGGCGAGATCAACGACCCGCGTGCAAATCACGCGAAGGTGCCGGTCCCCGTGGACGTAGTTTTCTGCGATCGGTTCGTCGCTGAGCAGAGACTGATTGAGGATGCGTTTCACCGTTGCCAAGGTCGGTCCGCTCATGACGTCGGAAACGGTCTTCCCCTCCAGTTCGGCGCCCGTCATGTTATGGATGCTTGCGAACCTGTCGTTTACGCGCACATGCCGGTGGTTCAGGTCGAGGAAACACAATCCGACGGGTGCTTGCTTGTAGAGTGTGGCGAGCTGGTGCAATTGCTGAAACGGCGAAACGTCAAGTGGAGGGGCCGTGTGTTCGACAGCACCAAACATTTCGAGCGTGCGTCTCGCTTCATCTTTCGTCTGCGGTTTGCCGTAGAGCCACCCCTGTCCGAGGTCGCAGCCCAAGTCTCGCAATACCGCTTCCTCTTGGCGAGTTTCGACCCCTTCCGCCACGACGGTGATGCCGAGGCTCTGGCCGAGCCCAATAATGGCCGCTGCGATGCGACGTTTGCTGCTGTCCCGGTCTAATGCTCGGACGAAGCAAGCGTCTATCTTCAACTTGCGAAAAGGGAAGGCCTCAAGCCGCGCGAGGCTCGAATACCCGGTGCCGAAATCATCGAGTGCAACTTTGACCCCCATGTCGTCGAGCTCGCGCAAGCGCGCGTAGGCTCCTTCCACGTCGGAGATGAGCGAACTTTCCGTGATTTCGATTTGGAAGCGCTCTAGGGGAAAGCCGGTGGCACGAACGGTTTCCGAAAGCTCCAACGGCAACGCTTCGCCGATCAACTGTTTAGGTGAAATGTTGAAGGCCAGGAAGAACGGACCAGGCCATGTTGCGGCGACAGGACACGCGGTCCGCACAAGATGGTTAAACAGACGGTCGATCAGATCGCGCTGTTCCAGCACTGGGATGAAGTCGACGGGGCTAATCTCGCCAACCAGGGGATCCGTCCAACGGGCAAGGACTTCGAACCCCCTTAAGTGACCGGACCGGATGTCGACTATCGGTTGAAACGCAGGCCAAATGTGCTCATTCTCGATAGCAGTTGTCAGGCACGTGCGAACGGCCGTCCCTGCTTTGCTAATGAATTGAATGAGCACAATATCTCCTATTGATCCGGCAACTGAACGTCAGTGAGCGTCTGGCTGAAATCTGGATACGCACTTTAGAAAAGCCGTCAATCTGTGGTTGCCGATTGTCGCAGATTTTTGGGGAGGCGTATTGACACGCCTCGCACAACCATCGGTGGAGCTTCGCTATGCGAAGATGTGGCGCGGAAGCGACCGGGCGAAAGATGCCGAACTGGAGAGGCAGAACCTGCTATCGGACGTTCAAGTTGCATTTTCTTAACGTGCCAAGACTGGCCCTCGTGATAGCTTGAGTTAATGCCAGAGCCCCAAAGCAGGGACCCCGGTCCCGAAATGTCGCGTTCTTTCGCGCGTAAAGTTCGTCTCAGCGCGCTGGCGTTGTTCTTCGAACGCCTTTGGCCACGCCTATGGCTTGTGTTCGGCATTGCGATGCTGTTCGCGATGCTGTCGTTCCTGGGTTTGTGGCCGAACCTCGATCCTCTGCCGCACAAGATTTTGCTGGGCGCTTTCGCGGTCGCTGCAGTCGCCGCGGTCATCTACGCGGTGCGCATTCCGTGGCCGACGCGCGATGAAGCGATCCGGCGCATCGAGCGCCGTTCAGGCGTGCCGCATCGGCCCGCGACCTCTTACGAAGATACGCTGACCTCGGGCGCCGAAAACGCCGACACCTCGGCGCTGTGGCAGGCGCACCGGCAGCGGCTGGCGAAAGCCATTCAGCGGCTGAAGGTCGGCAATCCTGCGCCGCGCACGGACCGGTTCGATCCGTGGGCCGTCCGCGGGCTGTTGCTGCTGCTGCTCATCCCCGTCGCGGTGATGGCGACCGGCAACCTCGGAGACCGCTTGGCGGCTGCGTTCCGCTTCGGCGCGAGCGAGCATGGGCCGCCCGCGCGCCTCGATGCCTGGGTGACCCCGCCGCCCTACACCGGCTTACCGCCGGTGTTGCTGGCCGATGGTTCAAAGCAGGCCGATGAGCAAACGCCGGAGCAGGGCAAGTTTTTCGAGGTGCCCGATCATAGTCTGCTGACGCTGAGAGGCGTCGGCTTCGATTCCAACGGCGTCTCGCTCGAAGTGCTCGCGGATGGCGCGACCGAGCCGCTCACCGTCAAGCCCGAGAAGCCGAAGGCCGACGCGCCCAAGAACAGCGACATGGCCAACGTCGCCGAGGTTCGTTACGAGATTCGCAAGTCGGCGCGGGTGCGGGCGCTTGCGGGGTCGCAAGAGCTTGGGCTGTGGACGTTCGACGTCATCGTCGATGCGCCGCCGAAGATCGCGATGACGAAGCCGATTAGCGGTACGCCGCGCGGCTCGATGCGCGTGACCTACAAGGCGGACGACGATTACGGCATTCAAAGTGCCGAAGTGAAGGTGCAAAAAATTCCGCCCAAGCCCGTCGATCCGTCGAAGGCGTGGGCGCAGCCGCCCGCGCTCACCGGGCCGCGACTGCCGCTCGAACGGCCGCCGGTGCTGAGCCTGCGCATTCCTCGTCCGGGCGCCAAGACAGTCGATACGTCGACGCTGCTCGACGTGGCTGAGAACCCGCTTGCAGGGCAACGCGTCAAGCTGTGGCTGGAAGCGACGGATGTCGGCGGTCAAATCGGGCGCAGCAAGACGATCGAAGTCGTGCTGCCGTCGCGCCGTTTCAAAAATCCGCTGGCGCGCGCCGTCGTGGAGCAGCGCGGCAAACTCATGGACGATTCGCGCAACCGGCCGATGGTCGTGCGTGCGCTCGATGCGCTGACGATGGAGCCTGAAGGGTTCATCACGGATAATGGCGTCTATCTGGGACTCAGGTCGGTCTTTCATCGGCTCGACCGCGAGGACTCGCGCGAGGCGATCAATTCGTCGGTCTCGGAGCTTTGGCAGATCGCGCTGAAGATCGAAGACGGTGATCTTTCGCAGGCCGAGCGGGCGTTGAAAGACGCGCAGGATCGCTTGTCGGATGCCATCGAGAAAGGCGACGACAAGGAAATTCAAGACGCGATGGCGGAGCTGCGAAAGCGGCTCAACGACTATCTCAACGAGATGCAGAAGCAGGCGGAAAAGGACAATCCGTCTCAAGGCAATCCGCCAGACGATCAGAGCCAGCAACTCGGCCAGCAAGATCTCGATCAGATGATGAAGGATCTTGAAAAGAGCGCGCGGGAAGGTTCACGCGAAGACGCCGAGCGGATGCTCTCGGAGCTGCGCGAACTGATGGATCGGCTGCAGGCGGCCAACACGCCGGAAGCACGCGCGCAGCAACAGCGCGCCGAGCAGATGATGAAGAAGCTCAATCAGCTGAGCGATCTCACCGGCAAGCAGCAGCAGCTGATGGACGATACGTTCAGCGAGCGTCGCCGCCAGGAAGGGCAGGGCGGCTCGCAGGAAGACCAGCAGGGTCAGGACGGTCAACCGCGGACCGGCTCCAAGGGCAAGCAGGGCCAGGGCCAGCAGCGCGGCGACAACGGCATGCAAGGCGATCAAGAAGGCGGCGCCGACCAGGGGCAAGGTCCGCAGGGCCAGCAGGGACAGTCTGGCGGGCAGCAACAGCGGCGCGGCAAGGGCAGCTTGCAGGACCGGCAGGCGCAACTGCGCAACGAACTCGATCAGCTCAAGAAGGATCTTGAGCAGATGGGCGCCGGCGACCCCGACAAGCTTGGCAATGCGCAGGATGCGATGGGCAAGGCTCAGGATGCCTTAAAGCAGGGCGATCTCGACGAAGCCGCGAACCAGCAAGGCCAAGCGCTCGACCAGATGCGCCAGAGCGCGCAGCAGATGGCTGAGCAGATGCAGAAGAATGCGCAGCAGCGGCTGGGCCGAGGCGGTTCCTCACCGCGCGATCCGTTTGGACGGCCGCAGCGGGCGCAAGGTCCGGACTTCGGCAATTCGGTGAAGGTGCCGGATGCGATCGACGCCCAGCGGGCGCGTGAGATCCTCGAAGAGCTGCGCAAGCGCGCCGGTCAGAATACGCGTCCCGAGGATGAGCTCGAATACATCGACCGGTTGCTGAAGCGGTTTTAATATCGGGCGCGGAGGTTGCTCGGCACGTCCGCTCCCGAATAATGCTTAGGTTAGAGTTTGGTTAGCGAGTTCTTAACGCGGTCTATGTCAAAAGGCATATGACTGTTTTTTGTCCGTCGGTCACGAAGCGCCCAGCTAGCTTTTTTGAGCCGATAATGAATCCGATTTCCTCTGCCAGCGCCTTCACCGCGCTCTCCATTCTCCAGATGCGCGAAGAGGCCAGTACGCAGTCCTCGTTGACACCTCTGCCTCCTCCATCGCTGATCGCCAAGGCCGCGTTGAAGAGCCTGTCGCACAAAGAGGCCTCTGCGGATGTCTTCAAATTTCTCGGTTCAGCTCATTTCACGACAAACTCGGCCGAAATTTTTGACGGCTTGGTGCAAGCGTTCTTGGACCCGGGGCTGCAAGATGAGTTCAGTGAAAAGATCCACAAAGAAATCGCCAACGGGCGCGCACAAGGTATCTTTGATATGGATCCCGACAACGCTCGGAACAATGCGTTGTTTGACGTGATTATTGCGCACCGCAAAGATTTTCCGCCTGAGGAGTTTTCTATAACCTTTACGACAGAGAGCGGGGCATGGGGATCGACAACCATTCCGTCGCTCAAAGACATGCCTGCTTATTTCGCCGAACAGCAAGTTGCGTACCCGACAATCGGGGCGCGGAATGCTACGCCCGACAAAGACAGTGCGAAATTGGATGCGCTTCAGCAAGCGGTGAACAATCTTGTTCTGAATGGTGCGCAAACGTTCGACAAAGGATCCGTCGACGCGCAAGCTGCCTATGCGATCCTGACGCAGAAGCTCTTTTCGGACGACGAAGACCATAAGCGGCGCGTCAGTCGTTCGCCCATGGCCGACGGGCAGGGCAACTATCTCCAAGCCTGAACATTGACGAAAAGCTCCCCACGCCGACTTCCATTCTGTCAGGATCGCGGTTCGTCATCGAAGGGGCGGCGGTCGGGATAAAGCAGGGCTTCGATCCGTTCGATCAGGTGTTCGATCACGCGCATCATTGTATCCTCCGTTCTTGAATTCACTAAGAGAACGGTGCGCTTCCTCCGCGCGCACGACAAACGGCGTTACTTTACAGAACGTGTAAGTTTTTGTTACATCAGCCATGGCCCGACGATTGCCGCCGCTCAATGCACTGAAAGCGTTCGAGGCCGCCGCGCGGCTGTCGAGCTTTTCGCGTGCGGCCGATGAACTCAATGTTACGCATGCTGCCATAAGCCGGCATGTGCGCGCGCTCGAGGCCGAGTTCCGCACGCCACTGTTCGAACGCACGGGACGCGGCGTGGAGCTGACGGAAGTCGGCCGGTCGCTGGCGCTCGAACTTACAAAAGGGTTCGATCTTCTTGCTTCGGCGGTTAGTCAGTTCGCGCGGCCGTCGCGGCGGCGCAAGCGTTTGATGGTCACATCAGATCCGGCTTTCGCCGCGCTCTGGTTGGTGCCGCGGCTCGGCGCCTTTACGGCGCAGAACCCGAATATCGACATCGTTCTTGATGCAACGCCCCGTCTCGTCAATTTCTCCAAAGAGGACGTCGACCTCGGTATCCGCTGGGGCGGCGGTGCCTGGGAAGGACTGGAAAGCAAGTCACTCGCGCTCTCGGAACTGACGCTGGTCTGCAGTCCTCAATTCTTGCGCGACAATCCATTGTTTGTTGCCTCCGATCTGGACGGCAGTCTTCTCATTCAGGAGACGGCGAAGGAATGCTGGGACGCGTGGCTTTCGGCGGCAGGCGTCGCGGACGAGGTAACGCCGTCCGGGCCGACACTTAATGGCGACCTCGTCATTGCTGCAGCCGAAGCCGGACAGGGTTTGGCGCTCGCCGATCAAATCCAGGCGGGTGATGCGCTCATCGCCGGCCGGCTTGTTCGGCCGCTCGATATCAGGGCGACGCGGTTCGGCTATTATCTCGTGCGCCGATCCGGTGCGAAGATTTCGGATGCGGCGATGGCATTCGAAACTTGGCTCGCCGCCGAACTCAAGACGTTCCAGGCGGCTCTCAAATCAATGCAGACAGTAACTTCAATCAAAAGCCGTAAGACCGGGAAAGCCAAAGCTGCTCCCCGGTCCCGCAGCGTCCGCGTGTCTTAGGGCGTTGCCGGTTTCGGCACGAAGCGCGTGAGGAAACCACCGATCACCTGATGGCTCGTCAGTTTGGCGCCCGCCCAGCCGTCTTTCGTCGGCTCGCCCGACCACCAGCGCGAGAACTGGCGCCACATGTCGATCGGGAACCAGGTGCCGTCGCGGCCCGTTAGCGGTCCCCAATAATCGGCGCTCGTGAATTTGTATTCGATGAAGACGGAGCCGGTCTTGAGCCGCAGCTCGATGCCGAACAGCGCCTGGGCGACGGGGCCGGTGTACTGGTATTCGTAGGTCCGTGATGGCGCATTCTTCGGATAGATTTCCGAATGCGGGAACGACAGACCTGCGCCCGCACCGAAGTAGGGCGAGAAGATACCGAGCGACGGCAGACGCATCAGGCCGTTGAGCGTCAGCATGTTGTGGCCGTGCGTCCATTCGAGTTTCTTGAAGTAATCGCCAACGCGCCCTTTTGGCGGCACCGGCTTGCCGTCAAAGGTGCCTTCCATATCGAACTGCTGGTCGTCGAACGGCGCGTGGACTTTCGAGTGCGTGAAGTCGAGCATCGTGCCGAAACGGCCGCTGAACCAGCGCTGGATGCGCACGCCGTAGTAAAGCGGGTTTTCGAACGGCAGTGTGAACCAGTCGATCTTCTTGATCGTCAGGTCGGAGTTGCCGGGTCTCACGTAATGAAAATCGCTCGGATAGTGATAGGGCGCGCCGAGGTAGGCGCCGAAGTCGCTTTCGCGGCCGGGATGCTGGGCGGTCGAGACCGGCGGGTTGGTCGCGGCGGCACGCGTGTCGGAATCGTTCGGGAGCGCTGCTGCCATCACGAGCAGTCCCATCGCTGCGGCGGCTGCCGTCAGCTCGATGGCTCGGACGATTGTGGACGTCGAAGGCCGGCGAACCGCTCCGGGTGCTGGCCACAAGGGTGCCAAAAGGCGTTCGCGTGCGAGCATTGAAAATCCCCCCGTTGCCCGTGCCCCTGATGCGCCGGTCTTATCGGTTGCCCGACGTTTGTTGCTGGTAGGCTTTATGCGCCTCCGCCGGGCGCTTGCAAGGCATCGAGCATACGATTCACTGCGGCAATCTGCGGCGCGTCACGAGTTAAATACTGCGGCCCGGTATAACCCCACCAATCCCAACAGCCTTGGGGGTTGGCGGCCGAATCCGCCACCTGTGGAAAAAGCACGATGAAGCGGTTGGTGTCGGCCCATCGCGCGAAGCCCGATTCCTTGATGAACGTGTCGCCGACCGCCTCGCGATTCTGGGCGCAGCCGTGAAAGGCGATGTGGACGCGGCAGCCGGGCGTCTCGGTGCAGGACTTCGGCACGTAGACGACGCCGGTTTCCGCAAGCTCGGCGCTGTTGTCGTCACTTACGAATGGACGCTGATCGAAATCAAAGAAGTTGCCGGAGAGCGTCGTCGCGCGGGGCTGGAGATCGCCGTAGATGAATTTCAACAGCGCGCCAGCCTGATCATAACCGCAGTTGACGACGTAGGGTTCGCCGGAAACGCTACAGGCGCTGCCTTCATCGTCGGTGACGAACGCGTGACCCGCAGGCAGGTCGGAGACAAGGTCGATGTTGGCTTTCGGCACGCCGAGCTTTTCGTAGAATTCCGCCGCGTGCTTGACGATCGCGGGGGCGACGGTGCGATCGGATGTGCCGGTGAAGAGATAGATGCGGTCGCGGACGACGTCTGCGATCGGATCGATCTCGCCTTTGGCGGCGCGTTCTTCGGCTTTCTTCGCGAGGTCTTCGGGATCGGAGACGCCCCAGATGCCGAGCAGGTTCAGCATGCAGCCGTTGACGGCCTTGCTGAGATTCAAGATTGCGGTGCCGGTGCCTGGCATGGTGTTGGCAAAGATGCTCTCGGAACAGCCGTAAGGGCCGCCCGCGATGATGGCGGCGCCGACGACGCGCTTGGCGTGCGCCATCTGGAATTGACCCGCCATATAGGCGCCCGATGAGATGCCCGAGACGGATGTTTCATCAACCTTGGCGCCAAGTGCGGGCAGCGGCCGCGCCGAGGACGCATCGTGCTGGGCGTCGTTGCAGCCGCCGTTTGCAATCGCGACTGCGATCAGGGTGAAGGCGAGCGCGAAGCTGCGGAAAAAGGAATGGCAACACATCATAGGGCGTTTGAAATCCGGAATGCGCGAGGCGTCAAAAATGGAATACGCAGCGCACTCTGCACCATCGGCGTTGCGGTTCCAAATGGGACTTTTGGTTTCCTGTACGCCACCGAATTTGTGTTTGAAGTCTGACTTGGCTCGGTGCTCACTCAGGGGAGCGGATTTAGTTTGCTTAATATTGTCACCCTCGGCTCCAGGCGGAGGATCCATTTTGCAGTTCGTGCCGATGCTTGATGGATCCTCGGGACATGCCCGAGAATGACATCATGGCTTACCGCACGCGGATCGAAGAGCGGTCGGTGCGGCCGTTTGCGTCGATGACGGTCAGCTTGGCGAAGCCTTCGGTGGGTTGCCATGTGGCTTCGCGCGTGTGGGTGTCGGACGGAATGGGCTTGCCGTCGATGAGCCACGTCAGTGGCAGCGCGCCGCCGTCGGCTTTCAAGATCAGCGGATCGCCGTCGAGATCGGATTCGGCGATTTCCGATTGATCGGGCGGGAAAGAGATCAGCACCGGCGGTTCAAGAAACTTTCCGGCGACCGGATCGTCGCCGGGATCGCGCCAGCGTTTCAGCGGGGCGGGAAGCTCGGCGTTCGTCGCGCGGATGGCGTTCGCAGGCGCTCCGCGCAACGGCGTGCGACCTCCGGGAACGCGCTCGAACGCGTCGAACAACATCGGCGCGGCGGCGCTGCGGCCGACGAGGCCGGGAATGCTCGAATTGTCCGGCCGCCCGACCCAGGCCGCGATCACGTACTTGCCGTCGTAGCCGATCGCCCAGGCGTCACGATAACCGTGGGATGTGCCGGTCTTGTAGGCGAAGCGTCCGCCCTTGGCGTTGAGCGGGGGCGGCGCGTCCTTCAGAATATCGGTGACGTACCAGGCGGCGAGCGGCGACATCAGGCGGTGCGCATTGACGAGCGGCTTCAGATGCGACGTCGCCCAGACCTTGCCGCGCTCGCTCCAGCGGTGGGTCAGCATGATGCTGTCACCGCCGCGCGCGAGGGCCGCGTAGAGTTGCGTCATGTCTTCGAGCGTCAGGCCGGTGCCGCCGAGCGCCATCGCCAGCGTCGGCTCGGATTTATCCGGGAAACGGGCTTCGACGCCGGCACGCCGGAAGCGGCCGACGAGCTTGCCCGGTCCAACGCGCGCGAGAACGCGGACGGCCGGGACGTTGAACGATTGCTCAAGCGCTTCGCGGATCGAAACCGTGCCGTGATAGCCCTCGTCGAAATTCTTCGGTGCGTAGGTGCCGAAGCGGACGGGCCGGTCTTCGATGAGCGTTTCGGGATGCGCGAGGCCTGCCTCGAAGGCGAGGCCGTAGATAAAGGGCTTCAGCGTCGAGCCGGGGGAGCGTACGGCGGTTGCCATATCGACGGCGCCGTGGCGATCCTTATCGAAATAATCGGCAGAGCCGACTTCGGCGAGGATTTCGCCGGTCTGGTGGTTGGCGACGATGATGGCGGTCGAGACGTTGTCGCCGATCAATCGGGCATGATCCTGCGCGAGTTGTTCAAGGCTTGCCTGCAGATTGCGGTCGAGCGTCAGTTTGATGACGCTTTCGGTCGGATGCGCGGCGACTTCGCTTTCCGACAGATGCGGCGCAAGCAGAGGGAACGCGTAACGCACTGACGGAATGCGTTCGGCCTTGGCGCGCTCGGCTTCTGCGGCAGTGATGACGTGGGCGGCAACGGCGCGATTCAGCACGCGACTGCGTGCGCGCAGCGCGGCTTTCGGGTTGCGGTCGAGACGGCGGACCTCGGGCGATTGCGGCAACGCGACGAGCAGGGCGCATTCGCCCAACGATAAATGTTTCGGCTCCTTGCCGAAGTAAGCGAGCGAGGCTGCGCGAACGCCTTCAAGGTTGCCGCCGAAGGGCGCGAGGCGAAGATAGAGTTTTAGGATTTCGCGTTTCGACAGCGCCCGTTCGAGTTCGACGGCGCGGGCCATCTGACGAAGCTTGCCGCTGGCGGTGCGTTCGTGGCGGCCGTCGAGCAGGCGCGCGACCTGCATCGTCAGCGTCGAGCCGCCCGAGACAATGCGGCCATGACGCAGCATCTGCAGCGCCGCTCGGACGACGGCTTTGCTGTCAATGCCGTGGTGGGAATAGAAGCGTTTGTCTTCGAAAGCGAAGAGCATTTTCAGGTAGTGCGGATCGACGTCTTTCGGGTCGAGTGGCAGTCGCCACATGCCGTCAGTCGTCGTGAAGGCACGCAGCAGGCGGTCGTCGCGGTCGACGACGGTGGTCGAGACGGCGCGCGCATTTTCAAGCGGCAGCGGTCCGGCATCGGCAAAGGCTTTGAGATAGAGGGTGGTCGCACTGCCCGCCAAAACCGCGATTGCCAGCACTGCACATAGTGCGACACGTCGAATAGTAAAAAGCTTTCGCGGGTGAACGCCCCCACCCCTAACCGCTGCCTGCGAGGGGGAGGGGGATTCAAGGAAGAGATGCTGCTCATTTCTCCCTTCCCCTTGACTGGGAGGGGGTGGGGTGAGCTTGGAGACACGCGTAAAGCGCCGGAGGAGGGTGGCTGACGCTGGG from Hyphomicrobium sp. MC1 harbors:
- a CDS encoding EAL domain-containing protein, whose translation is MLIQFISKAGTAVRTCLTTAIENEHIWPAFQPIVDIRSGHLRGFEVLARWTDPLVGEISPVDFIPVLEQRDLIDRLFNHLVRTACPVAATWPGPFFLAFNISPKQLIGEALPLELSETVRATGFPLERFQIEITESSLISDVEGAYARLRELDDMGVKVALDDFGTGYSSLARLEAFPFRKLKIDACFVRALDRDSSKRRIAAAIIGLGQSLGITVVAEGVETRQEEAVLRDLGCDLGQGWLYGKPQTKDEARRTLEMFGAVEHTAPPLDVSPFQQLHQLATLYKQAPVGLCFLDLNHRHVRVNDRFASIHNMTGAELEGKTVSDVMSGPTLATVKRILNQSLLSDEPIAENYVHGDRHLRVICTRVVDLAGEVIGFSGVSVDTEPPLESCQRVLEGASAFRKHPPVLRRCPGCSTGHPHQFNFESN
- a CDS encoding TIGR02302 family protein → MSRSFARKVRLSALALFFERLWPRLWLVFGIAMLFAMLSFLGLWPNLDPLPHKILLGAFAVAAVAAVIYAVRIPWPTRDEAIRRIERRSGVPHRPATSYEDTLTSGAENADTSALWQAHRQRLAKAIQRLKVGNPAPRTDRFDPWAVRGLLLLLLIPVAVMATGNLGDRLAAAFRFGASEHGPPARLDAWVTPPPYTGLPPVLLADGSKQADEQTPEQGKFFEVPDHSLLTLRGVGFDSNGVSLEVLADGATEPLTVKPEKPKADAPKNSDMANVAEVRYEIRKSARVRALAGSQELGLWTFDVIVDAPPKIAMTKPISGTPRGSMRVTYKADDDYGIQSAEVKVQKIPPKPVDPSKAWAQPPALTGPRLPLERPPVLSLRIPRPGAKTVDTSTLLDVAENPLAGQRVKLWLEATDVGGQIGRSKTIEVVLPSRRFKNPLARAVVEQRGKLMDDSRNRPMVVRALDALTMEPEGFITDNGVYLGLRSVFHRLDREDSREAINSSVSELWQIALKIEDGDLSQAERALKDAQDRLSDAIEKGDDKEIQDAMAELRKRLNDYLNEMQKQAEKDNPSQGNPPDDQSQQLGQQDLDQMMKDLEKSAREGSREDAERMLSELRELMDRLQAANTPEARAQQQRAEQMMKKLNQLSDLTGKQQQLMDDTFSERRRQEGQGGSQEDQQGQDGQPRTGSKGKQGQGQQRGDNGMQGDQEGGADQGQGPQGQQGQSGGQQQRRGKGSLQDRQAQLRNELDQLKKDLEQMGAGDPDKLGNAQDAMGKAQDALKQGDLDEAANQQGQALDQMRQSAQQMAEQMQKNAQQRLGRGGSSPRDPFGRPQRAQGPDFGNSVKVPDAIDAQRAREILEELRKRAGQNTRPEDELEYIDRLLKRF
- a CDS encoding LysR substrate-binding domain-containing protein, producing the protein MARRLPPLNALKAFEAAARLSSFSRAADELNVTHAAISRHVRALEAEFRTPLFERTGRGVELTEVGRSLALELTKGFDLLASAVSQFARPSRRRKRLMVTSDPAFAALWLVPRLGAFTAQNPNIDIVLDATPRLVNFSKEDVDLGIRWGGGAWEGLESKSLALSELTLVCSPQFLRDNPLFVASDLDGSLLIQETAKECWDAWLSAAGVADEVTPSGPTLNGDLVIAAAEAGQGLALADQIQAGDALIAGRLVRPLDIRATRFGYYLVRRSGAKISDAAMAFETWLAAELKTFQAALKSMQTVTSIKSRKTGKAKAAPRSRSVRVS
- a CDS encoding poly(3-hydroxybutyrate) depolymerase, whose protein sequence is MMCCHSFFRSFALAFTLIAVAIANGGCNDAQHDASSARPLPALGAKVDETSVSGISSGAYMAGQFQMAHAKRVVGAAIIAGGPYGCSESIFANTMPGTGTAILNLSKAVNGCMLNLLGIWGVSDPEDLAKKAEERAAKGEIDPIADVVRDRIYLFTGTSDRTVAPAIVKHAAEFYEKLGVPKANIDLVSDLPAGHAFVTDDEGSACSVSGEPYVVNCGYDQAGALLKFIYGDLQPRATTLSGNFFDFDQRPFVSDDNSAELAETGVVYVPKSCTETPGCRVHIAFHGCAQNREAVGDTFIKESGFARWADTNRFIVLFPQVADSAANPQGCWDWWGYTGPQYLTRDAPQIAAVNRMLDALQAPGGGA
- the pbpC gene encoding penicillin-binding protein 1C encodes the protein MLAIAVLAGSATTLYLKAFADAGPLPLENARAVSTTVVDRDDRLLRAFTTTDGMWRLPLDPKDVDPHYLKMLFAFEDKRFYSHHGIDSKAVVRAALQMLRHGRIVSGGSTLTMQVARLLDGRHERTASGKLRQMARAVELERALSKREILKLYLRLAPFGGNLEGVRAASLAYFGKEPKHLSLGECALLVALPQSPEVRRLDRNPKAALRARSRVLNRAVAAHVITAAEAERAKAERIPSVRYAFPLLAPHLSESEVAAHPTESVIKLTLDRNLQASLEQLAQDHARLIGDNVSTAIIVANHQTGEILAEVGSADYFDKDRHGAVDMATAVRSPGSTLKPFIYGLAFEAGLAHPETLIEDRPVRFGTYAPKNFDEGYHGTVSIREALEQSFNVPAVRVLARVGPGKLVGRFRRAGVEARFPDKSEPTLAMALGGTGLTLEDMTQLYAALARGGDSIMLTHRWSERGKVWATSHLKPLVNAHRLMSPLAAWYVTDILKDAPPPLNAKGGRFAYKTGTSHGYRDAWAIGYDGKYVIAAWVGRPDNSSIPGLVGRSAAAPMLFDAFERVPGGRTPLRGAPANAIRATNAELPAPLKRWRDPGDDPVAGKFLEPPVLISFPPDQSEIAESDLDGDPLILKADGGALPLTWLIDGKPIPSDTHTREATWQPTEGFAKLTVIDANGRTDRSSIRVR